One part of the Aspergillus luchuensis IFO 4308 DNA, chromosome 5, nearly complete sequence genome encodes these proteins:
- the UGD1 gene encoding UDP-glucose 6-dehydrogenase 1 (COG:G;~EggNog:ENOG410PJKA;~InterPro:IPR028356,IPR028357,IPR036220,IPR036291, IPR001732,IPR014027,IPR014026,IPR017476,IPR008927;~PFAM:PF00984,PF03720;~go_function: GO:0003979 - UDP-glucose 6-dehydrogenase activity [Evidence IEA];~go_function: GO:0016616 - oxidoreductase activity, acting on the CH-OH group of donors, NAD or NADP as acceptor [Evidence IEA];~go_function: GO:0051287 - NAD binding [Evidence IEA];~go_process: GO:0000271 - polysaccharide biosynthetic process [Evidence IEA];~go_process: GO:0055114 - oxidation-reduction process [Evidence IEA]), whose amino-acid sequence MTYISLAPGALTAIALASKNPSVHFSVVDKDASLIAAWNSDHTPIFEPGLEDILFEDGQIQEKALYVLSHGYEGRRRRRLANLTFSSDINTHISEANIIFICVDTPSEISFPDSDEIRGLDLKNLESAINSIAQLSTGHKVIVQKSTAPSGICQWIKKTLKDAAPPTASFDIISCPEFLAQGTAMQDLLNPNRVVIGYDPAADGAITESVKALIRLYTPWVPKERIVTTDTWSSELAKIASNALIAQRISSINSLSAVCEATGASVTELSRIAGLDPRIGPQCLRAGFGFGGSCLRKDVCCLIYLARELELHDVADYWRGVIQINDSQTTRITKRIMSFLLSDITETDTKAAILGFSFKKNTTDIRNTTAIKLVRDLVGRGLSVNIFDPHVPRQRIEKALMLQCGAAHVNANVVESTEAACEGCSVIVLHTDWDEFVGAGVDWKDIVDQMREPRLFLGPPGSFDVHKMKQYGFTVLEVGKP is encoded by the exons ATGACTTATATTTCTCTTGCTCCAGGTGCATTGACAGCAATAGCTCTGGCTTCTAAAAACCCATCTGTGCACTTCAGTGTGGTCGATAAAGATGCCTCCCTGATTGCGGCTTGGAATTCAGACCATACCCCAATATTTGAGCCAGGTCTTGAAGATATCTTATTTGAGGATGGCCAAATCCAGGAGAAAGCACTTTATGTTTTGTCACACGGTTATGaagggaggcggaggagaaggcttgCGAACTTAACCTTCTCTTCTGATATTAATACACACATATCAGAGGCCAATATCATTTTTATCTGCGTCGACACTCCGTCAGAAATCTCT TTTCCTGATAGCGATGAGATCAGAGGTCTCGACCTGAAGAATCTAGAGTCAGCCATCAACTCGATCGCGCAGCTTTCAACAGGGCACAAAGTTATAGTCCAGAAAAGCACAGCACCTAGCGGCATCTGTCAATGGATCAAAAAGACG CTGAAAGATGCTGCTCCACCAACGGCCTCATTCGACATAATTTCATGTCCAGAGTTTCTAGCTCAAGGCACCGCAATGCAAGATCTCTTGAACCCTAACAGGGTCGTCATTGGCTACGACCCAGCAGCAGACGGCGCCATTACTGAATCAGTGAAAGCCCTGATACGCTTATACACACCATGGGTGCCCAAGGAACGAATAGTCACGACCGACACATGGTCATCAGAGCTAGCCAAAATTGCCTCCAACGCACTTATTGCCCAGCGCATCAGCAGCATAAACTCCCTAAGTGCTGTATGCGAAGCGACCGGCGCAAGTGTCACCGAGCTCTCTCGTATTGCTGGTCTGGACCCACGGATCGGACCGCAATGTCTGCGAGCCGGCTTCGGATTCGGTGGTTCTTGCCTGCGCAAGGATGTCTGCTGCTTGATATACTTAGCCCGTGAGCTTGAACTTCACGATGTGGCCGACTACTGGCGGGGAGTGATTCAAATCAATGACTCCCAAACCACACGCATCACGAAACGGATAATGTCATTTTTGCTCTCTGACATAACAGAGACAGACACAAAGGCAGCTATTCTTGGTTTCTCTTTCAAGAAAAACACAACGGACATTCGAAATACCACTGCGATTAAGCTGGTTCGAGATTTGGTTGGCCGTGGATTGTCCGTCAATATCTTTGATCCGCACGTTCCGAGGCAACGCATTGAAAAGGCTTTGATGTTACAGTGTGGTGCGGCTCATGTGAATGCTAACGTGGTAGAGAGCACTGAGGCAGCGTGTGAGGGATGCAGTGTGATTGTGTTGCATACCGACTGGGATGAGTTTGTAGGGGCTGGTGTGGATTGGAAGGATATTGTTGATCAGATGCGAGAACCAAGGTTGTTCCTGGGACCCCCTGGGTCATTCGATGTACACAAG
- a CDS encoding uncharacterized protein (CAZy:GT2_Glyco_tranf_2;~COG:S;~EggNog:ENOG410PJ0I;~InterPro:IPR029044;~PFAM:PF13506,PF00535,PF13641;~SECRETED:SignalP(1-21);~TransMembrane:2 (i302-321o341-365i)) produces MEVTPFFWLLVCWHLVRRTLRLYGYWRMNPLPVPDNPRMRPDCVSVLIPTIGAPADLIPPLYTMLDNNPKEIIFVTTAALIREMRAVLQKFIPKEQLHKIHALDIPLPNKRNQLMRGIQAAAGEVIVLADDDVYWSKNLLQQVLGVLELEPEVGGVTTQEEAHGLDARSPETITFWEALEARRLSMRNIDIAASSWLDGSQTVLTGRTAAYRACILKDPHYLSAFTNEYFLWRYRMHCGDDQFTTRWLLNHGWKTRMQTGAMIYCEALNDSRHVKQTLRWARNGKISSLKRFFGSKRMWKRYPWLAITTSRTVLSMVLQLWRLSFVVYIFSNPWLLIERIVGLRLTFWIGFYVPLLVEHVAYGVVHRWYFRHLGAQILKDFIQQYFVSVYTTLTLHANHWGSREV; encoded by the exons ATGGAGGTTACACCTTTCTTTTGGCTTCTGGT GTGCTGGCATCTTGTCAGACGCACCTTACGACTCTATGGATACTGGCGAATGAACCCACTCCCGGTACCAGATAACCCTCGAATGCGACCGGATTGTGTCAGCGTGTTGATTCCCACCATTGGCGCACCTGCAGACCTCATACCCCCGCTCTACACAATGTTGGACAACAATCCCAAGGAGATTATTTTTGTCACGACAGCAGCTTTGATCAGGGAAATGAGAGCGGTTCTGCAGAAGTTCATTCCGAAAGAACAACTGCACAAAATTCATGCTCTCGACATCCCCTTACCCAATAAAAGAAACCAGCTCATGCGCGGTATTCAAGCAGCCGCAGGAGAGGTTATTGTGCTAGCGGACGATGATGTGTACTGGAGCAAGAACCTTTTGCAACAAGTCCTCGGCGTTCTGGAATTGGAACCCGAAGTTGGTGGCGTCACCACGCAGGAAGAAGCACATGGTCTGGACGCTCGAAGTCCGGAAACAATCACTTTCTGGGAAGCCCTCGAGGCTCGCCGTCTCAGCATGCGCAACATAGATATTGCTGCCTCCAGCTGGCTGGACGGTAGTCAAACAGTTTTGACTGGACGGACTGCAGCCTACCGAGCGTGCATATTGAAAGACCCGCATTATCTGTCTGCTTTCACAAACGAGTACTTTCTGTGGAGATACCGCATGCATTGCGGCGATGACCAATTTACTACCCGCTGGCTATTGAACCACGGATGGAAAACCCGTATGCAGACAGGGGCTATGATCTACTGCGAGGCTCTCAACGACAGTCGTCATGTGAAACAGACCCTACGATGGGCAAGGAATGGTAAGATCTCAAGTCTGAAGCGGTTTTTCGGATCAAAACGAATGTGGAAGCG ATATCCATGGCTAGCTATTACCACATCCCGTACAGTATTATCCATGGTACTCCAGTTATGGCGCCTCTCGTTCGTGGTGTATATTTTCTCCAACCCATGGCTCCTCATTGAGAGGATTGTCGGCCTAAG ACTAACTTTCTGGATTGGCTTCTATGTACCACTGCTCGTTGAACATGTTGCATACGGTGTGGTGCACAGATGGTATTTCAGACATCTAGGAGCCCAAATATTGAAGGACTTCATACAGCAATACTTCGTGTCTGTCTATACGACCCTAACTCTGCATGCG AACCACTGGGGCTCTCGGGAAGTCTAA
- a CDS encoding putative NADPH oxidase (NoxA) (COG:P,Q;~EggNog:ENOG410PFUK;~InterPro:IPR017938,IPR017927,IPR013130,IPR013121, IPR039261,IPR013112;~PFAM:PF08022,PF01794,PF08030;~TransMembrane:5 (i14-36o56-77i98-119o139-157i169-188o);~go_function: GO:0016491 - oxidoreductase activity [Evidence IEA];~go_process: GO:0055114 - oxidation-reduction process [Evidence IEA]), translating to MEHAWGSYVTASKVWFYSIFWALHFVIFAVGWYVQASDQRLVMLNTLQYSVWISRGAGLVLTCDATLLLLPMCRNLVKTIRPRVRWLPLDETVWFHRQVAYALLFFTIVHAAAHYVNFYNIEKDQIRPVKAVQIHYTEAGGITGHVMLLCMMLMYTTSHQRIRQQSFETFWYTHHLFVPFLLALYTHATGCFVRDTEEAISPFAGSRFWNHCLGYEGWRWELVAGGLYMLERLYREIRARRHTVILKVVRHPYDAMEIQFRKDSMKYKAGQWLFIQSPDVSSNQWHPFTITSCPFDPYISIHVRQVGDFTRALGDALGCGPAQARDMEGLDPLGMYEVALHNGQKMPRLRVDGPYGAPADDVFDNEVAVLIGTGIGVTPWASILKNIWHLRSDPKLAGRLRRVEFIWVCRDTSSFEWFQALLSSLESQSAAEAEYSGKAEFLRIHTYLTQRLDDDTAANIFLNSVGQAVDPLTELRSRTNFGRPDFKRLFTAMRDGLQDQTYLSGVHGNSTTEIGVYFCGPNAAARQIREAAMSTSTRDIRFKFWKEHF from the exons ATGGAACATGCTTGGGGCTCATACGTTACTGCGTCAAAGGTCTGGTTCTACTCCATCTTTTGGGCGCTACATTTTGTCATTTTTGCAGTGGGGTG GTATGTTCAGGCCTCGGACCAGAGGCTGGTTATGCTCAATACCCTCCAGTATTCTGTTTGGATATCGCGGGGCGCTGGGCTAGTGTTGACATGCGATGCTACCCTCCTCTTGCTGCCCATGTGCCGAAATCTTGTTAAAACAATAAGACCTAGGGTGCGATGGCTACCACTGGATGAAACGGTATGGTTTCATCGTCAGGTCGCCTATGCCCTTTTGTTTTTCACCATAGTCCATGCGGCGGCTCATTACGTGAA CTTTTACAATATCGAAAAAGATCAAATTCGCCCCGTTAAAGCAGTCCAAATTCACTACACAGAAGCTGGTGGGATTACAGGACATGTCATGCTCCTTtgcatgatgttgatgtacACCACGTCCCACCAGCGGATCCGGCAACAATCTTTTGAGACGTTTTGGTATACGCACCATCTTTTCGTACCGTTCCTCTTAGCATTGTATACACATGCAACAGGCTGCTTCGTGCGAGACACAGAAGAGGCTATCTCACCCTTTGCTGGGTCTAGATTCTGGAATCACTGCTTAGGCTACGAAGGCTGGAGGTGGGAACTAGTGGCTGGAGGCTTGTACATGCTTGAAAGGCTGTACCGTGAAATCCGAGCTAGACGCCACACCGTTATCCTAAAGGTGGTTCGCCATCCCTATG ATGCCATGGAGATTCAGTTCCGCAAGGATAGTATGAAGTACAAGGCTGGTCAATGGCTCTTCATTCAATCACCCGATGTATCCAGCAACCAATGGCATCCGTTTACAATCACGTCCTGTCCATTCGATCCGTACATTAGCATCCACGTCCGCCAAGTCGGTGATTTTACTCGTGCATTGGGTGACGCACTAGGATGCGGACCAGCGCAGGCCAGGGATATGGAAGGACTCGACCCGCTGGGAATGTATGAAGTCGCCCTGCATAACGGACAAAAAATGCCTAGGCTGCGCGTTGACGGACCATACGGAGCCCCGGCTGACGATGTTTTCGACAACGAGGTGGCCGTCCTCATCGGGACGGGAATAGGTGTCACACCATGGGCATCGATCCTCAAGAACATTTGGCACTTACGATCCGACCCTAAGCTAGCCGGCCGTCTTCGTCGCGTCGAGTTCATATGGGTGTGTAGGGACACGTCATCCTTCGAATGGTTCCAAGCCTTGCTCTCCTCTCTTGAATCTCAGTCGGCAGCTGAAGCAGAGTACAGTGGAAAGGCCGAGTTCCTACGCATCCACACTTACCTCACCCAACGACTGGATGATGACACTGCCGCGAATATTTTCCTCAATTCCGTCGGTCAGGCTGTCGACCCACTTACGGAGCTGCGAAGTAGGACGAACTTTGGCCGTCCGGACTTCAAACGCCTATTTACTGCCATGCGTGATGGTCTACAAGACCAAACCTATCTATCGGGTGTGCATGGGAATTCGACTACAGAAATTGGAGTTTACTTCTGTGGACCCAATGCCGCTGCCAGACAGATCCGGGAGGCGGCCATGTCCACCTCAACGAGGGACATCCGGTTCAAGTTCTGGAAGGAACACTTCTAG
- a CDS encoding uncharacterized protein (COG:S;~EggNog:ENOG410PP7I;~SECRETED:SignalP(1-27);~TransMembrane:4 (i12-36o73-92i104-122o128-153i)), with the protein MGRLIKNHWARLIILTASACMYHASSSIHMTILIWMTECTDQIGGAIEGFIWPKVFWDFMTLNLNGAVNPVPVLQILNLLLGLLGLAWEWPLKYVAGSLAHRSIEFRLIFYPLSALLSMLLYQGTDPALYYLIGIGVYFWAYSEGEVVCPVPWTLPKRSEYKV; encoded by the exons ATGGGAAGACTTATCAAAAATCACTGGGCGCGACTCATTATCCTTACAGCCTCAGCTTGTATGTACCACGCCTCTTCATCTATTCATATGACGATACTAATCTGGATGACTGAATGTACAGACCAAATTGGTGGGGCGATCGAAGGATTTATCTGGCCAAAGGTGTTCTGGGACTTTATGACGCTCAATCTGAACGGCGCTGTGAATCCGGTCCCTGTTCTTCAGAttctcaacctcctcttAGGTCTACTCGGACTTGCATGGGAATGGCCTTTGAAATATGTCGCCGGCTCCCTCGCGCACCGCAGCATCGAATTCCGGTTGATCTTCTATCCCCTCAGCGCTCTCCTCTCTATGCTCCTCTACCAGGGAACGGACCCTGCTCTATACTATCTTATTGGAATCGGTGTGTATTTCTGGGCCTACAGTGAGGGCGAG GTCGTTTGCCCTGTACCATGGACCCTCCCGAAACGAAGCGAATACAAGGTATAG
- a CDS encoding mismatch-specific DNA-glycosylase (COG:L;~EggNog:ENOG410PVGU;~InterPro:IPR015637,IPR036895,IPR005122;~PFAM:PF03167;~go_function: GO:0019104 - DNA N-glycosylase activity [Evidence IEA];~go_process: GO:0006281 - DNA repair [Evidence IEA]): MPLVEDSPREDNNNQIPPATLDHDNEAYKEEHDNDNDVPVNKKTSFNGRLNQYFHTAKPTSSAPPALPSTKQPTTRTSSPLKRKRTTPPTSTSTSATTRITRSRSRSSTSTPTSTTTTSSSPRPRKPPTPPTTSASDSLLTDTIPPNLTLLLVGVNPGILTGITGYAYAHPSNLFWKLLHWSGITPIRHPPSDTYKLPELYNIGNTNIVERPTRDASMLSKKEMDAGVPILEAKVREKRPEAVCLVGKSIWEAVWRVKVGRGIRKEEFRYGWQDEGMNLGRVEGWDGARVFVATTTSGLAAGMSVMEKREVWDELGRWVIERRKVWEMEKGGGSDGVKVE; this comes from the coding sequence ATGCCCCTCGTCGAAGACAGTCCTCGCgaggacaacaacaatcaaataCCCCCTGCGACTCTCGATCACGACAATGAAGCTTATAAAGAAGAAcacgacaacgacaacgatGTCCCCGTGAACAAGAAAACCAGCTTCAATGGCCGTCTCAATCAATACTTCCACACAGCGAAGCCTACATCTTCAGCGCCACCGGCACTCCCATCCACAAAACAACCCACTACGAGGACTTCATCTCCTCTAAAACGCAAACgaaccacaccaccaacatcaacatcaacatcagcaacaaCACGAATAACCCGCTCCCGATCCCgctcctccacctcaaccccaaccagtaccaccactaccagtTCCTCCCCCCGCCCACGCAAACCccccacaccacccaccacctcagCATCCGactccctcctcaccgacACCATCCCACCAAACctaaccctcctcctcgtagGCGTAAACCCCGGGATCCTCACCGGCATAACAGGCTACGCTTACGCGCACCCCAGCAACCTTTTCTGGAAACTCCTCCACTGGTCGGGGATCACGCCCATCCGACACCCGCCCTCAGATACATACAAACTCCCGGAGTTATACAACATCGGGAACACGAATATCGTGGAACGTCCGACGCGGGACGCGAGCATGCTGagcaagaaggagatggatgCGGGGGTGCCGATTCTGGAAGCGAaggtgagggagaagaggcctGAGGCGGTGTGTCTTGTGGGAAAGAGTATTTGGGAGGCGGTTTGGAGGGTTAAGGTTGGTAGGGGGATTAGGAAGGAGGAGTTTAGGTATGGTTGGCAGGATGAGGGGATGAATCTGGGGAGAgtggaggggtgggatggggcCAGGGTTTTTGTGGCTACGACGACGAGTGGGTTGGCGGCGGGGATGTCGGTTATGGAGAAGCGGGAGGTTTGGGATGAgttggggaggtgggttattgagaggaggaaagtttgggagatggagaaaggtggtggtagtgatgGTGTGAAAGTAGAATAG